In Nonomuraea sp. NBC_00507, the following are encoded in one genomic region:
- a CDS encoding aldo/keto reductase — MRYRILGGTGIEVSTHCLGTMMFGSAGNPDHDDSIRIIHTALDHGINFVDTADMYSAGESEEIVGKALQGRRDEVVLATKVHFQMGEGPNRSGNSRRWIMREVEASLKRLRTDWIDLYQIHRPDHRTDIEETLSALTDLVRQGKIRAFGSSAFPAHETVEAYHVARQRGLYRFRTEQPPYNILARGIEGDVLPTAQRLGMGVLTYSPLGWGFLTGRYRKGQQVDLSRGRAALAPERFDPSTPVNAAKLEVVEELVKLADELGCTLPALAIAFVASHPAVTSVILGPRTMEQLDGLLKGASLVLDDTVLDRIDELVPPGTNVYHPVGLWSPAPLTDPALRRRPLGDRAAS, encoded by the coding sequence ATGAGATATCGCATCCTCGGCGGCACTGGTATCGAGGTCAGCACCCACTGCCTCGGCACCATGATGTTCGGCTCGGCCGGCAACCCCGACCACGATGACAGCATCCGCATCATCCACACCGCCCTCGACCACGGGATCAACTTCGTCGACACCGCTGACATGTACTCGGCGGGCGAATCCGAGGAGATCGTGGGCAAAGCGCTGCAGGGCCGGCGAGACGAGGTGGTGCTGGCGACGAAGGTGCACTTCCAGATGGGGGAGGGGCCCAACCGCAGCGGCAACTCGCGGCGTTGGATCATGCGCGAGGTCGAGGCGAGTCTCAAGCGGCTGCGCACCGACTGGATCGACCTCTACCAGATCCACCGCCCCGACCACCGGACCGACATCGAGGAGACCCTCTCGGCACTGACCGATCTGGTCCGGCAGGGCAAAATCCGGGCCTTCGGCAGCTCGGCCTTCCCGGCGCACGAGACGGTCGAGGCCTACCACGTGGCCCGGCAGCGCGGCTTGTACCGGTTCCGCACCGAGCAGCCGCCGTACAACATCCTGGCCCGCGGCATCGAGGGCGACGTCCTTCCCACGGCGCAGCGGCTCGGCATGGGCGTGCTCACCTACAGCCCGCTGGGCTGGGGGTTCCTGACCGGTCGTTACCGCAAGGGGCAGCAGGTCGACCTGTCGCGGGGCCGCGCCGCGCTCGCGCCAGAACGGTTCGACCCGTCTACCCCGGTCAACGCAGCCAAGCTGGAGGTCGTCGAGGAACTGGTGAAACTGGCGGACGAGCTCGGCTGCACCCTGCCGGCGCTGGCCATCGCCTTCGTCGCGTCACACCCGGCGGTCACCTCGGTCATCCTCGGCCCGCGCACGATGGAGCAGCTGGATGGCTTGCTGAAGGGCGCCTCGCTGGTGCTCGACGACACCGTGCTCGACCGGATCGACGAGCTCGTGCCGCCCGGCACCAACGTCTACCACCCTGTCGGCCTCTGGAGCCCCGCGCCCCTGACCGACCCCGCCTTGCGCCGCCGCCCGCTCGGCGACCGCGCCGCGAGCTGA
- a CDS encoding TlpA family protein disulfide reductase: protein MVYMVVGVVFVGVLCVLNLLLTYGVIRRLREHAALLSRAGTAGATPGGAGGPDKVVGTVAGEFKAVTTEGAVITRDRFDGAAGAYLVGFFLESCAPCKEELPKFLDRAAGFPGGRDHVYAITRGVTDEAVAALWAVAHVVTGEAGDEIGTAFAVTGYPSFFLVGEGGLVHAGAFKVEALPAASPV, encoded by the coding sequence ATGGTCTACATGGTCGTTGGTGTGGTGTTCGTCGGGGTGCTCTGCGTGCTGAACCTGCTGCTGACGTACGGCGTCATCCGGCGGCTGCGCGAGCACGCCGCCCTGCTGTCCCGCGCCGGTACGGCGGGCGCGACGCCGGGCGGCGCGGGCGGGCCGGACAAGGTCGTCGGCACGGTCGCCGGCGAGTTCAAGGCGGTGACCACCGAAGGCGCCGTCATCACCCGGGACCGGTTCGACGGCGCGGCCGGCGCCTACCTGGTTGGGTTCTTCCTGGAGAGCTGCGCGCCCTGCAAGGAGGAGCTGCCGAAGTTCCTCGATCGGGCCGCCGGTTTCCCGGGCGGGCGCGACCACGTCTACGCGATCACCCGCGGTGTGACCGATGAGGCCGTGGCCGCCCTGTGGGCGGTCGCCCACGTGGTGACCGGCGAGGCCGGCGATGAGATCGGCACGGCGTTCGCGGTCACCGGCTATCCGTCCTTTTTCCTGGTCGGGGAAGGCGGCCTGGTACATGCCGGCGCCTTCAAAGTTGAGGCGCTGCCCGCCGCCTCGCCGGTGTGA
- a CDS encoding MerR family DNA-binding transcriptional regulator has translation MSALSIGQVAERTGLSVHTLRFYEREGLLAQPVRRGAAGHRVYNEGDLDWLADP, from the coding sequence ATGTCGGCTTTGAGCATCGGCCAGGTCGCCGAGCGCACCGGGCTCAGCGTGCACACACTCCGGTTCTACGAGCGGGAGGGGCTGCTGGCCCAGCCGGTACGGCGGGGAGCCGCAGGGCACCGGGTCTACAACGAGGGTGACCTCGACTGGCTGGCCGATCCGTAA
- a CDS encoding maleylpyruvate isomerase N-terminal domain-containing protein, which produces MDLFSRSWTALRTAVAELSDEDFAQSSGCTGWLVRDLVCHLIIDAQDVLITLVTPAETEPTRDAVTYWDVTQTPPTGDDPLDALTVRLAAAYQEPRLLKFHLDDVGSAAGRAAELVDPGLRVATREEVLTVRDYLSAYVMEWTLHHLDLVAYLPDAAGPPAEGLTRCREMLEEIAGTVFPASFSDKDALLVGTGRRAATDAEKAELGELAAKLPLVLG; this is translated from the coding sequence GTGGATCTCTTCTCACGCTCTTGGACGGCGTTGCGTACGGCGGTCGCCGAACTCTCGGACGAGGACTTCGCACAGTCGTCCGGCTGTACCGGCTGGCTCGTGCGGGACCTGGTGTGCCACCTGATCATCGACGCTCAAGACGTCCTGATCACCCTCGTGACCCCCGCCGAAACAGAACCGACCCGCGACGCGGTGACCTACTGGGATGTCACCCAAACGCCGCCGACCGGCGACGACCCGCTCGACGCGCTGACCGTCCGGCTCGCCGCCGCGTACCAGGAGCCCCGGCTGCTCAAGTTCCACCTCGACGACGTCGGCTCCGCCGCCGGCCGCGCCGCCGAACTCGTCGACCCGGGCCTGCGGGTCGCCACCCGCGAAGAGGTCCTCACCGTGCGCGACTACCTCTCCGCGTACGTCATGGAGTGGACGCTGCACCACCTCGACCTGGTCGCGTACCTCCCGGATGCGGCGGGACCACCCGCGGAGGGGCTCACCCGGTGCCGCGAGATGCTGGAGGAGATCGCCGGGACCGTGTTCCCCGCGTCCTTCTCCGACAAGGACGCGCTGCTGGTCGGCACCGGACGGCGTGCTGCGACCGACGCGGAGAAGGCCGAACTGGGCGAGCTGGCCGCGAAACTGCCGCTCGTCCTCGGATGA